One Phosphitispora fastidiosa genomic window carries:
- a CDS encoding DEAD/DEAH box helicase: protein MLFKELNIIDPILEALKKEGYTEPTPIQEQAIPVILDKRDLIGLAQTGTGKTAAFAVPILQILEAGPKDVQGKRALKALILTPTRELAIQIGESFTAYGRNLGLRHTVIFGGVSQVLQTGALKAGVDILIATPGRLLDLMNQKYINLRHIKMFVLDEADRMLDMGFSHDVKKVVAHLPERRQTILFSATMPREIAKLAGDILENPVRVAVTPTSSTVDAIEQTVYFVGKKDKKQLLVHLLKNRAVVSALVFTRTKHGADKVTRNLIRAGVQAEAIHGNKSQTARQRALTKFKNRETRVLVATDIAARGIDIEELSHVINYDLPNVPETYVHRIGRTGRAGLAGVALSFCDQEEKAYLKDIQKLIAKPIPVIEDHPYPLSEDSPMPSKDIPPQAAVRQTGKIGYFRRSGKKIK, encoded by the coding sequence ATGTTATTTAAGGAATTGAACATCATTGATCCTATCCTGGAGGCCCTAAAAAAAGAAGGGTATACCGAACCTACACCGATTCAGGAACAGGCTATTCCTGTTATCCTTGACAAAAGAGACCTGATTGGATTAGCCCAGACCGGGACCGGTAAGACAGCCGCCTTTGCTGTTCCCATCCTGCAGATTCTCGAGGCTGGGCCTAAGGACGTCCAAGGGAAGCGCGCCCTTAAAGCGCTGATACTAACTCCAACCCGGGAGCTGGCCATTCAAATCGGTGAGAGCTTTACAGCGTATGGCAGGAATCTTGGTTTACGGCATACTGTTATTTTTGGCGGTGTATCGCAAGTATTGCAGACCGGCGCATTAAAGGCAGGGGTAGACATCCTTATTGCCACGCCGGGTAGGCTGCTTGACTTGATGAATCAGAAATATATTAACCTGCGGCATATCAAGATGTTCGTTCTTGATGAGGCCGACCGCATGTTGGATATGGGATTTTCCCATGATGTTAAAAAAGTCGTTGCGCATTTGCCTGAGAGAAGGCAAACCATACTATTCTCCGCCACTATGCCCCGGGAAATTGCTAAATTGGCCGGGGATATTTTAGAAAATCCGGTCAGGGTTGCTGTAACGCCCACCTCATCTACGGTAGATGCTATTGAGCAAACTGTATATTTTGTGGGAAAAAAGGACAAGAAACAGCTGTTGGTGCACCTGCTCAAAAACAGAGCCGTTGTCTCAGCATTGGTATTTACCCGTACCAAGCATGGCGCCGATAAGGTAACCAGGAACCTCATTAGAGCCGGGGTACAGGCCGAGGCTATTCACGGCAATAAATCACAGACGGCCAGGCAGCGGGCTTTGACAAAATTTAAAAACAGGGAGACCAGGGTTCTGGTGGCGACAGATATCGCGGCCAGGGGCATTGATATCGAAGAATTGTCCCATGTAATAAATTACGATTTGCCTAATGTGCCGGAAACGTATGTTCACCGCATTGGGAGAACCGGCAGGGCCGGTCTGGCCGGGGTGGCGCTTTCTTTTTGTGATCAGGAAGAAAAGGCATATCTCAAGGACATCCAGAAGCTTATTGCCAAGCCAATACCGGTAATTGAGGATCACCCCTACCCCCTAAGCGAAGATTCGCCAATGCCTTCCAAGGATATTCCCCCGCAAGCGGCTGTGCGCCAAACCGGGAAAATCGGATATTTTAGGAGAAGCGGAAAAAAGATAAAATAG
- a CDS encoding DNA topoisomerase 3 — MAKQLYITEKPSVANGFANVLGLEISKSDRGRGYAENNQVIISWCFGHLVTMAYPEAYDPAYKSWRVEHLPIIPKEYKYIVIDNAGTKKQFEVIKQLMNRHDVDMIYSCTDSGREGEYIFRLVYQLSGTNKPAKRVWISSQTDEAVKKGIDEAKDIREYDSLSQAAYCRAKEDWLFGMNFSRIYTCQYGKDLSARFKEDKRSVIAIGRVMTCVLGLVVERELEIRNFVPKVHYGVVAEFISRESGISYKGKWQPKKIKGPDPTEEHESEEKYLSQEDAQEIIERLKGQEAAVKKVEVKVKKEQPPLLFNLAELQSEVNKKFKLPVDKTLEIAQSLYEKKLISYPRTDSRVLSSDIIKEIPKVLNSLAANAVFKDFVLRIKDFGKLAINKSTKRFVNDNKVTDHYAIIPTYVTTDISRLDVNSRNVYSLIVKRFLAIFYPQAEYNTVKVETEITGEIFVTNSKTMKEPGWKEVYEVTPAKDGELISTSPLHLLIKKEKCAVMAFDLEQKETKPPSRFSDASLVLTMEKAGKYIENEELREQIKTCGIGTSATRSGIIKKLKDIGYIRINPKTQIVSPEPKGEAIVDYVRLSAKELLNPILTASWEKGLLMIQNNETTEEVFEEKLNSYITRTIEKVKKNRGKLANTPHG; from the coding sequence TTGGCTAAACAATTATACATTACAGAAAAACCATCTGTGGCTAATGGCTTTGCAAACGTGTTAGGTTTAGAAATATCTAAATCTGATCGGGGAAGGGGCTATGCGGAAAATAATCAAGTGATTATAAGCTGGTGCTTTGGCCATCTTGTGACAATGGCATACCCTGAGGCCTACGATCCAGCCTATAAGTCATGGCGAGTGGAGCATCTGCCGATCATTCCCAAAGAATATAAATATATAGTCATTGATAATGCAGGCACAAAAAAACAGTTTGAAGTGATAAAGCAGCTGATGAACCGTCATGATGTGGATATGATTTACTCATGTACAGATAGCGGGCGTGAAGGTGAGTATATCTTCCGCTTAGTTTATCAACTAAGTGGAACGAACAAACCTGCCAAAAGGGTGTGGATATCTTCCCAGACTGATGAAGCAGTAAAAAAGGGCATCGATGAAGCAAAAGATATCAGGGAGTACGATTCCCTATCTCAAGCAGCCTATTGCCGAGCTAAAGAGGATTGGCTCTTTGGCATGAATTTCAGCAGGATTTACACCTGCCAGTATGGCAAGGATTTATCAGCCCGTTTCAAAGAGGATAAGCGGTCGGTAATTGCCATCGGCCGAGTGATGACCTGTGTCCTGGGCTTAGTGGTGGAGCGGGAATTGGAAATCAGAAACTTTGTGCCTAAGGTTCATTATGGGGTTGTGGCCGAATTTATTTCTCGCGAGAGCGGTATCTCCTATAAGGGTAAATGGCAGCCCAAGAAAATAAAGGGGCCAGACCCAACAGAAGAACATGAGAGCGAAGAAAAGTATCTCAGCCAAGAGGATGCACAAGAAATTATCGAAAGACTGAAGGGACAGGAGGCTGCAGTAAAAAAAGTAGAGGTTAAGGTAAAGAAGGAACAACCACCCCTGCTTTTTAATCTGGCCGAGCTGCAATCGGAAGTCAATAAAAAATTCAAACTACCTGTAGATAAAACCTTGGAGATCGCTCAGAGCCTCTATGAGAAAAAGTTGATTTCTTACCCCAGAACGGACAGCCGGGTACTGTCATCCGATATTATTAAAGAAATCCCGAAAGTCCTTAATAGTTTGGCTGCTAATGCCGTGTTTAAGGACTTTGTGCTAAGGATTAAGGATTTTGGCAAGCTTGCTATTAATAAATCCACCAAAAGGTTTGTTAATGACAACAAGGTGACTGACCACTATGCTATCATCCCCACCTATGTGACGACTGATATTTCCAGGCTCGATGTAAATAGTCGGAATGTCTATAGCCTAATTGTGAAAAGGTTTCTAGCTATTTTCTACCCGCAGGCGGAGTATAATACCGTGAAGGTAGAGACGGAAATTACAGGAGAAATCTTTGTGACCAATTCCAAAACCATGAAAGAGCCAGGCTGGAAAGAGGTCTATGAGGTTACGCCTGCAAAAGACGGAGAGCTGATTTCCACTTCACCTCTGCATTTGCTCATTAAAAAGGAAAAGTGTGCTGTAATGGCCTTTGATTTAGAACAGAAGGAAACGAAGCCACCTTCCCGCTTTTCCGATGCTTCCTTGGTGCTAACCATGGAAAAAGCGGGGAAGTATATCGAAAACGAAGAGCTCAGAGAGCAGATCAAGACATGTGGTATAGGGACTTCAGCCACACGTTCCGGGATTATTAAAAAGCTTAAGGATATTGGCTATATTAGAATTAATCCTAAGACCCAAATTGTTTCACCTGAGCCCAAAGGGGAAGCGATTGTTGATTATGTTCGCTTATCAGCAAAGGAACTGTTGAATCCAATTCTGACTGCCAGTTGGGAAAAGGGCTTGTTAATGATTCAAAATAATGAGACTACAGAGGAAGTTTTTGAAGAGAAGTTGAACAGCTACATCACTCGAACCATTGAGAAGGTTAAGAAAAATAGAGGAAAACTAGCTAACACTCCCCATGGCTAA
- a CDS encoding type II toxin-antitoxin system prevent-host-death family antitoxin — protein sequence MQFKPSASIRQNYNEIADLCRSTGEPVYLTKNGEGDLVVMDIEAFARREKMLKLREELLAVEEGRLAGRAGTKPEELDSYLESIIDEVELEM from the coding sequence ATGCAGTTTAAGCCGTCTGCAAGCATCCGGCAGAATTACAACGAAATCGCGGATTTATGCAGGTCTACCGGAGAACCTGTATATCTTACGAAAAACGGCGAGGGCGATCTTGTAGTTATGGATATAGAGGCGTTTGCCCGCCGTGAGAAAATGCTAAAGCTGCGGGAAGAACTGTTGGCCGTTGAGGAAGGTCGTCTGGCCGGACGCGCCGGAACTAAGCCGGAGGAACTGGATAGCTATCTGGAAAGTATCATTGATGAGGTGGAGTTGGAAATGTAG